Proteins encoded within one genomic window of Rhodohalobacter sp. SW132:
- a CDS encoding four helix bundle protein, with protein sequence MKRENYDLEDRLIEFAVQSIDIAEALPRTDAGRYLSGQIIRSGTSPALVYGEAQSAESRKDFIHKVSIMLKELRETRINMKIMRKKGFLTDTPLITNAIREVNELIAIFVKSIQTAKKNNE encoded by the coding sequence ATGAAAAGAGAAAATTATGATCTTGAAGATCGGCTGATCGAATTTGCTGTACAGTCAATTGATATTGCAGAAGCTCTTCCGCGAACAGATGCCGGAAGGTATTTATCGGGACAAATCATCCGTTCCGGAACGTCGCCGGCTCTGGTGTATGGCGAGGCGCAGAGTGCGGAATCACGGAAGGATTTTATACACAAAGTCAGCATCATGCTTAAAGAACTGCGCGAGACGAGAATTAATATGAAGATCATGCGGAAGAAGGGATTTCTGACGGATACACCTCTGATCACAAATGCCATCAGAGAAGTAAATGAGCTGATCGCCATTTTTGTAAAAAGCATTCAAACCGCCAAAAAAAATAATGAATAA